The Phaseolus vulgaris cultivar G19833 chromosome 10, P. vulgaris v2.0, whole genome shotgun sequence DNA window CAAGCCGTGAACAGCAAATTAGGGAAGGTCTTCGCTTTCCAGAGGTTAATAGGGAGCGGAGACAAAGTTAGGTTTTGGGAGGACGTGTGGGTAGGCAACTTGAATTTGAAAACATTGTTTCTTAGACTGTTCTCTCTATCGTTGAACCAAGGTCAGAAGGTGGAAGAGGTTGGAGTGTGGGTTGATTTAGAATGGAGATGGACCCTAACCTGGAGgagaaacaaatttgagtaACAAATTTGAGTGGGAATCGGTATTGGAATCTGAGCTTGAGAACCACATTTCCAGGGTCAATGTTAGGAAGGATGAGGTGGACACCCAGGTATGGAGAAGTGATGAATCTGGTTGTTTCTCTGTAAAGTCAGCGTATGAGTGCCTAGCTAAGCATGAAAGGGCCCTCAAAACattatttcttgtaatagttatGATTGTATTCTTGAAATTAGCAcgtaaaagtaaaataaaaattaaactagtTCGTTTATCTAATGATATATtagaatgtatattttttatataatcacattataatttttaatattatttatttaatatttatttaatatttaattataaattaatcttttattatatatttaaatttaagtttattacattaaaaattatatacaatataATCTGCACGAGATTAcaagtaaaaaaaatcttttactaaaatatgaacacttataaaaagataaaataattttaaaattatattaagttATATCTCAATTATAATTTGGGTCGTAAATTATCAAATTAAcatattctaaatttatttattaaattaaatattattttacttttcagTTTTCAAATTAACCTTTCTTAAATTTATGTCTTAAATTAAGCACATATTGCGTTTGACATTCCAACTGTTTCAGGTgtgaatttatttaatttttcttccaTCGATATAACATTAGTTTACAAGTTTTGAACGacaatcataaataaaaattaccaCCGACTAAtctatctatttatatataagCATTATAAATTTTGGATTCCTTTATCCAAATTTATCTCAAAAAACACTCATGAAATTTAGCCAATCCTTTTCTTGCAAAATTACAATATTCGAACCAAAAGCACATATCACACCTTTTAGTACAGAGAAATTGTTCTAGCCGGTTGACTAGGTTGAACACTTCTTTCTTTGTCGCAGTTGAATATTGATTTGTGTCTCTCTGTTAAATTGAAAAGTGACTCCATTGTGATAGAGGGCTCACAAAAAGTAAACAGTTTTCAGTGTAGTGTGCAAAAACAGTGTACCTTCATCTGACCCCTTTTATATCCACACATGCACCATGTTCTCGTTTGAGAGAATAAAATCtgaactaaaaatattattcttccatacttgtcttttattcaaaacaactattaattattatgcAACTGACATGTATATCATCACAAGAgataacaattatatcttttatcttcagaataatatcacaagagataaaatatttctCTATCTTTTATGGACTGACCAACATCTAGACTAAACTCATGTCGCACCCTTTTGTCTAATAACCGAGGTCCCGAACCCTCAAACACTCTTTTCCTGTACACATAATAAAGTTTTACAAAATTGAAGCTATCACTTCTAAGTTTTCagtattcattaaaaaaaacatcataCGAATTAAAAAAGATGATAACAGTTGTATTctgccatttttttttaattaatgcaACGCAAGATataataatccaaaatattaacAAATCATGTGAGATAATATTAAATTGGTTCTTGCCAAATTTCtcaaacaaaatacaattaCAGAGAAGAGGAAAGTGAAGAGGAAAAAAAAGTGAGTATAATGAAGAGAGGTGGAAAGAAAATCGATTGTTAgagaatgcattaaaaaatattggcTTACGAGTAGCAAGAACCCTATTCTCTTCCACTTAGAAAAAAGTTCAACATATGCTAATAAACAGCCACAACCATTTCACATAACTGCAGCAAGAACTAAGTGTTTGTTACATATATACGCCAACATTAATTAACAATTCCACGCGCCACATTACACAATTACATCTAAATTCTACACTAAGCTTTCCCAAaatcacacacacatatatataagaTCATATATATAGCAGTCATAAAcgtattaaaaaatacattaacttGATTACCATACTCTCAACAATGGACATAGCCCATATAAAAGTAGTACACATAGAACCAAAGAGGGTTGAGAAACTAAGAGACTAATTAAGCAGGCCAATATTTTAAAGAGGCATGTCAAAGTAGGTTGTGTCTTCACCATGGAAGCTGCATTGTAGTTGTGGCAGATGAGGAAAATTGTGCATGCTATGATCAAGCTGTGGATCTTGCTGAGGGGAAATGAAGTGTTCAGAAGGGTCAGAAGGGAAGTAACAATCACTAAGGTAGATAGGAGAAAGTGAGTCGTTATCATCAAAGAAATTGATCATGGTTTGGTGGAGCCAAATCTGAGTTTTGAGGTACTTCACATACTGAATAGCTTCCTCCAGCATGGAGACTGTGTCCATCTTGCTTCCACCAGGGACCATGCTCTGCAAGATCTTGAACCGGTCACTGATTCTGTGCCTTCGTTCTCTTGCTGCCACGCTTTGAGGATCGGTGGAGAGCCTCACTCCTTTGCATTTCTTAGCaccctttttctccttgcttctGTTTATCTTTGAAGAGGATCCTGCAGATGAGGCAGGGTGAATGTAATCCATTGTTTTTGCTAGAAGGGTGTTGCAGTGGTGAGGCGAAAGCTAGTGGAACTTGACTTGGATATGGTGGGGAACTTAACACGTTGTTATATAGAGAGAAGAATATGAACTTTGTTcaatgattttgattttgatttttgaatgaATGAAAAAGGATAGATGTGGACGTGTGAGTCTGCCAAATTTTGCTTTAGGTGGATAACCCATGGAGTATCTGATTTATAAGTATAATCAatcaacaatttaaaataataaaagttcttaaatttgtaatataacccttaaaatcttaataatacGGGAGATTgaatgatagaaaaaaaaacatttaaatatatGACCCTAATACCTATTTATAGGTATCTTTTAACCCGATTCCAATCGAAAGTATAAGTAAAgattaaatcttttaaaatatttaaatttatctaagagtatacaaatattatttcatatatacataaatataattaaaaaataaattctaaccggatatataaaaatatagttgTATGTCAATTATATCACACAATATTGATCTATTAATAGGTCTTATTTCAAATTAACAAGACTTATGTCAATTTGaatcaataacaaaaataatatactaTGACAAATATATATGGatacattgtttttttttttttaaaaaaaaaagactgaaaatattatttcattagTAATAAGGAGTGTTACACGATCATAGTCAAATAATTGGAAAATTATTCTCACTAATAAGATATATCATATTAAAAGAATAACTTAATGatcttaaatatatttattgaacGTGTGCATTTATATTTTGATGCACTTCGTCACTATTTGATTGTGAGGAAGGTTCATCTTTTTTGGAGTGTGTTTCGgtaaaattattcatattataatttgagTTTTTATGCGTATAAATAATGTAATTGCACTAAAGCAATAATTAATCAGACTTATGCTTAGACCCACACAATCagatttacctttttttttcttttaatttcactCTTAGTCTTCTTTTGAATATGCTGCTCCCTCAGTTTAGTGTCTCTCTTGATTATAGTACATATATCCCTTCACAATGTGACCCACTTGCACTGCAAGAAAACTGGAAAGAGAACAAAATCACAAAGTTCTTTAGCAAGTAATTAATTAGGCCATTTGTTCATATCTTTTGATTCTAAAGGTCAGAGGTGATCAAAGAGAAAGTGAGTCTCTTTCCCCTCAAATCGAAGCAAAATGTTTTGTTGTTGCAGCATGTCCAAATCTAGTGACGAAATAGTTCATTAGTTGCTCTCTTTATTATGTACGGTTTGGGCAGAATAGTCTTAGGACATATTTAAATTGTAagaaaattaaatgatatgaatGTTAATCATGATACATGTTCTAATATCGGtttaatagtaaaaaaattcaataaaatcaaaactctgaatatataaaagaattaaaacaaagatatattattattataatatttattatatttttataccgAATGAGCGGAAACTTATACACAAAAAgtgaaatttaaaaacaaaaagtgaaagatcaagataaaaaaaaaatggtcacaaacaaaacaaattatCGAGTCAACCAGGATAATGTCTCAATCCAACTCCTTTACCAGAACACTATTCATGTTTTTTGTTTCATCCGACTACTGCTGTTTTTATGAGATCGGGAAAGAGCTTAAGGTGGAATCAAGCAAGCAATCAGCACATCTTTTCAAGAAAAACAACCAAGGTAGTATCCCACTTGAATAATCAAGTTTTAaagcttcaattttaaaatcCCACACATCCCGAAGAAAACAAAGTTCTTTTTTCTCACCTGTATCATTGTTGGGCATCTTCCAAAAGCAATGTTTTTACATTTCACAATATACATCAAGAAAATTTCATTTTACTTTTGTATTATGTAATGGTCCACAAGCACCATAAATCTGAACAAAGTGACCTCATCTTAAgttgtttctttttatttatctcCTTCTCAACACTACTTCAAATACTCTACGTTTTGTGGGAATACAATAATGATGACGTAGATAGATAAAACAGGAGCAGAATTTGTTCTGCTACACATAGAAGTTTCGTGAGAACACAAAGTTGAAATTGGTAGTAATATAAGTAACTTATAAGAGATGAAAAAAAATGGAGTCAGAGACAAAGGGAAGTACAAGTACAAGTGTACAACTACACCCACATGTGTCTCTGGCTTTCACGACAGAGGAGGGAAACAAGTGTGTATGTACTATTTAGACGAGGATATATAAATTTAgtttgaaaaattaatatataaaatatatatttagttcCTCTTTTGTACAtcattttttctatattttctttttccttttttatcaCATCATTCATTATTACCCGTGACATTTTTTAatctctcttcttttttttcaacCTGATTttgttttaagtgtttttttttagtttcttcataatcatattaaaataccAGATGACATCGTTTTAGAGAAGAAAAAGTTGATATGACTAAC harbors:
- the LOC137816698 gene encoding transcription factor LAX PANICLE 1-like — its product is MDYIHPASSAGSSSKINRSKEKKGAKKCKGVRLSTDPQSVAARERRHRISDRFKILQSMVPGGSKMDTVSMLEEAIQYVKYLKTQIWLHQTMINFFDDNDSLSPIYLSDCYFPSDPSEHFISPQQDPQLDHSMHNFPHLPQLQCSFHGEDTTYFDMPL